One window of Arvicola amphibius chromosome 6, mArvAmp1.2, whole genome shotgun sequence genomic DNA carries:
- the LOC119816380 gene encoding F-box only protein 6-like — protein sequence MVNINELPENILLELFTHVPARQLLCNCRLVCSLWRDLIDVVTLWKRKSLQDGFITEDWEEPVEDWKIFYFLCSLQRNLLRNPCAEENMGSWRLDYNGGDEWKVESLPGAHGTNFPDPRVKKYFVTSYGMCLKSQVVDLKAEGYGEELMDTFRPDIVIKDWFAPRADCGCTYHIRVQLASADYIILASFEPPPVTIEQWNDATWKEVSHTFSDYPPGVRHILFQHGGQDTQFWKGWYGPRVTNSSIIISHRTAKNPAPARPPPEDAVVMGGRHPSLDAEIHPLVDFL from the exons ATGGTCAACATCAACGAGCTGCCAGAGAACATTCTGCTGGAGCTGTTCACCCACGTCCCGGCCCGCCAGCTGCTATGTAACTGCCGCCTGGTCTGCAGCCTCTGGCGAGACCTCATCGATGTGGTGACGCTATGGAAGCGCAAGAGCCTGCAAGACGGCTTCATCACCGAGGACTGGGAAGAGCCCGTGGAAGACTGGAagattttctatttcctgtgCAGCCTGCAGAGGAACCTCCTTCGGAACCCGTGTGCTGAAG AGAACATGGGATCATGGCGGTTAGACTACAATGGCGGGGATGAGTGGAAGGTGGAGAGCCTCCCTGGCGCACATGGCACAAACTTTCCTGACCCCAGGGTCAAGAAGTATTTCGTTACTTCTTATGG CATGTGCCTCAAGTCCCAGGTGGTGGACCTCAAAGCTGAGGGCTACGGGGAGGAGCTGATGGACACCTTCCGGCCCGACATTGTCATTAAAGACTG GTTTGCCCCCAGAGCAGACTGTGGCTGCACCTATCACATTCGGGTACAGTTGGCCTCGGCCGACTACATCATTTTGGCTTCCTTTGAGCCTCCACCTGTGACCATCGAGCAGTGGAATGACGCCACTTGGAAGGAG gtCTCCCATACCTTCTCGGATTATCCTCCAGGGGTCCGACACATCCTCTTTCAACATGGAGGCCAGGACACCCAGTTCTGGAAAGGCTGGTACGGGCCCCGCGTCACCAACAGCAGCATCATTATCAGCCACAGGACAGCCAAGAACCCCGCCCCAGCCAGACCTCCGCCTGAAGATGCTGTAGTGATGGGCGGAAGACACCCTTCTTTGGATGCAGAAATCCATCCGTTGGTAGACTTTCTCTGA
- the LOC119816381 gene encoding F-box only protein 44 isoform X3, with translation MAVGNINELPENILLELFTHVPARQLLLRCRPVCSLWRDLIDLVTLWKRKCLREGFITEDWDQPVADWKIFYFLRSLRRNLLHNPCAEEGFEFWSLDVNGGDEWKVEDLSKDQRKEFPNDQVKKYFVTSYYTCLKSQVVDLKAEGYWEELMDTTRPDIEVKDWFAARPDCGSKYQLCVQLLSSAHAPLGTFQPDPVTIQQKSDAKWRERNKRKLPA, from the exons ATGGCTGTGGGCAACATCAACGAGCTGCCGGAGAACATTCTCCTGGAGCTGTTCACCCACGTCCCTGCCCGCCAGCTGCTGCTGCGCTGCCGACCTGTCTGCAGCCTCTGGCGAGACCTCATTGACCTGGTGACCCTCTGGAAGCGCAAGTGCCTTCGAGAGGGCTTCATCACCGAGGACTGGGACCAGCCTGTGGCTGACTGGAAGATCTTCTACTTCCTGCGAAGCCTCCGAAGGAACCTCCTTCACAACCCATGTGCGGAAG AGGGATTTGAGTTCTGGAGCCTGGACGTGAACGGAGGAGATGAATGGAAGGTGGAAGATCTCTCCAAAGACCAGCGGAAGGAATTCCCCAATGACCAGGTCAAGAAATACTTCGTGACTTCCTATTA CACCTGCCTCAAGTCCCAGGTGGTGGACCTCAAGGCTGAAGGGTATTGGGAGGAGTTGATGGACACCACTCGACCGGACATCGAGGTCAAAGACTG GTTCGCAGCCAGGCCAGACTGCGGGTCCAAGTACCAACTGTGCGTTCAGCTCCTGTCGTCGGCGCACGCACCTCTGGGGACCTTCCAGCCAGACCCGGTGACGATCCAGCAGAAGAGCGACGCCAAGTGGAGGGAG AGAAATAAGAGGAAGCTTCCAGCTTAG
- the LOC119816381 gene encoding F-box only protein 44 isoform X1 → MAVGNINELPENILLELFTHVPARQLLLRCRPVCSLWRDLIDLVTLWKRKCLREGFITEDWDQPVADWKIFYFLRSLRRNLLHNPCAEEGFEFWSLDVNGGDEWKVEDLSKDQRKEFPNDQVKKYFVTSYYTCLKSQVVDLKAEGYWEELMDTTRPDIEVKDWFAARPDCGSKYQLCVQLLSSAHAPLGTFQPDPVTIQQKSDAKWREVSHTFSNYPPGVRYIWFQHGGVDTHYWAGWYGPRVTNSSIVIGPPLP, encoded by the exons ATGGCTGTGGGCAACATCAACGAGCTGCCGGAGAACATTCTCCTGGAGCTGTTCACCCACGTCCCTGCCCGCCAGCTGCTGCTGCGCTGCCGACCTGTCTGCAGCCTCTGGCGAGACCTCATTGACCTGGTGACCCTCTGGAAGCGCAAGTGCCTTCGAGAGGGCTTCATCACCGAGGACTGGGACCAGCCTGTGGCTGACTGGAAGATCTTCTACTTCCTGCGAAGCCTCCGAAGGAACCTCCTTCACAACCCATGTGCGGAAG AGGGATTTGAGTTCTGGAGCCTGGACGTGAACGGAGGAGATGAATGGAAGGTGGAAGATCTCTCCAAAGACCAGCGGAAGGAATTCCCCAATGACCAGGTCAAGAAATACTTCGTGACTTCCTATTA CACCTGCCTCAAGTCCCAGGTGGTGGACCTCAAGGCTGAAGGGTATTGGGAGGAGTTGATGGACACCACTCGACCGGACATCGAGGTCAAAGACTG GTTCGCAGCCAGGCCAGACTGCGGGTCCAAGTACCAACTGTGCGTTCAGCTCCTGTCGTCGGCGCACGCACCTCTGGGGACCTTCCAGCCAGACCCGGTGACGATCCAGCAGAAGAGCGACGCCAAGTGGAGGGAG GTTTCACACACATTCTCCAACTATCCTCCCGGCGTCCGCTACATCTGGTTTCAGCACGGAGGCGTGGACACTCATTACTGGGCCGGCTGGTACGGCCCGAGAGTCACCAACAGCAGCATCGTCATCGGACCTCCGCTGCCCTGA
- the Mad2l2 gene encoding mitotic spindle assembly checkpoint protein MAD2B, producing the protein MTTLTRQDLNFGQVVADVLSEFLEVAVHLILYVREVYPVGIFQKRKKYNVPVQMSCHPELNQYIQDTLHCVKPLLEKNDVEKVVVVILDKEHRPVEKFVFEITQPPLLSISSDSLLSHVEQLLRAFILKISVCDAVLDHNPPGCTFTVLVHTREAATRNMEKIQVIKDFPWILADEQDVHMHDPRLIPLKTMTSDILKMQLYVEERAHKNS; encoded by the exons ATGACCACGCTCACGCGCCAAGACCTCAACTTTGGCCAAG TGGTGGCCGACGTGCTCTCCGAGTTTCTGGAGGTGGCGGTGCACCTGATCCTCTATGTGCGCGAGGTCTACCCAGTGGGCATCTTCCAGAAGCGCAAGAAGTACAACGTGCCGGTTCAG ATGTCCTGTCACCCGGAGCTGAACCAGTACATTCAGGATACTCTTCACTGCGTCAAACCACTGCTGGAGAAG AACGATGTGGAGAAGGTTGTGGTGGTGATTTTGGATAAAGAACACCGTCCGGTGGAGAAGTTTGTCTTTGAGATCACTCAGCCGCCCTTGCTGTCTATCAG TTCAGACTCCCTACTGTCTCATGTGGAGCAGCTGCTGCGAGCCTTCATCCTGAAGATTAGTGTGTGTGATGCTGTCCTGGATCACAACCCTCCAG GCTGCACATTCACAGTCCTTGTGCATACAAGAGAAGCTGCCACTCGAAACATGGAGAAGATACAGGTCATCAag GATTTCCCGTGGATCCTGGCAGATGAACAGGACGTCCACATGCATGATCCCCGGCTGATCCCCCTAAAAACCATGACATCGGACATCTTAAAG ATGCAGCTCTACGTGGAAGAGCGTGCTCATAAAAACAGCTGA
- the LOC119816381 gene encoding F-box only protein 44 isoform X2 — MAVGNINELPENILLELFTHVPARQLLLRCRPVCSLWRDLIDLVTLWKRKCLREGFITEDWDQPVADWKIFYFLRSLRRNLLHNPCAEEGFEFWSLDVNGGDEWKVEDLSKDQRKEFPNDQVRSQARLRVQVPTVRSAPVVGARTSGDLPARPGDDPAEERRQVEGGFTHILQLSSRRPLHLVSARRRGHSLLGRLVRPESHQQQHRHRTSAALMPPESQSSEP, encoded by the exons ATGGCTGTGGGCAACATCAACGAGCTGCCGGAGAACATTCTCCTGGAGCTGTTCACCCACGTCCCTGCCCGCCAGCTGCTGCTGCGCTGCCGACCTGTCTGCAGCCTCTGGCGAGACCTCATTGACCTGGTGACCCTCTGGAAGCGCAAGTGCCTTCGAGAGGGCTTCATCACCGAGGACTGGGACCAGCCTGTGGCTGACTGGAAGATCTTCTACTTCCTGCGAAGCCTCCGAAGGAACCTCCTTCACAACCCATGTGCGGAAG AGGGATTTGAGTTCTGGAGCCTGGACGTGAACGGAGGAGATGAATGGAAGGTGGAAGATCTCTCCAAAGACCAGCGGAAGGAATTCCCCAATGACCAG GTTCGCAGCCAGGCCAGACTGCGGGTCCAAGTACCAACTGTGCGTTCAGCTCCTGTCGTCGGCGCACGCACCTCTGGGGACCTTCCAGCCAGACCCGGTGACGATCCAGCAGAAGAGCGACGCCAAGTGGAGGGAG GTTTCACACACATTCTCCAACTATCCTCCCGGCGTCCGCTACATCTGGTTTCAGCACGGAGGCGTGGACACTCATTACTGGGCCGGCTGGTACGGCCCGAGAGTCACCAACAGCAGCATCGTCATCGGACCTCCGCTGCCCTGATGCCCCCTGAGTCCCAATCCTCTGAACCCTAA